One genomic segment of Agromyces intestinalis includes these proteins:
- a CDS encoding Lrp/AsnC family transcriptional regulator, giving the protein MTDASHESRSPGPAQLDDLDREIIARLHENARIANVDLARAVGISPSTCLARVRSLRERGVIRRYTAEIDPAALGYSLQALVSVRIRPGARHLMEQISDDLRREPEVAQLFFLGGTEDFLIHVRVRDSEHVRQFVLKNLSANPAVALTETNLVFEHHTALTPGLRTVL; this is encoded by the coding sequence ATGACGGATGCATCGCACGAATCGCGCAGCCCCGGCCCGGCGCAGCTCGACGACCTCGACCGCGAGATCATCGCCCGGCTGCACGAGAACGCCCGCATCGCGAACGTCGACCTCGCCCGCGCCGTCGGCATCTCGCCCTCGACCTGCCTGGCACGGGTGCGGTCGCTGCGCGAGCGCGGCGTCATCCGCCGCTACACCGCCGAGATCGACCCGGCCGCGCTCGGCTACTCGCTGCAGGCGCTCGTGAGCGTGCGCATCCGGCCGGGCGCCCGGCACCTGATGGAGCAGATCTCCGACGACCTGCGTCGCGAGCCCGAGGTCGCACAGCTGTTCTTCCTCGGCGGCACCGAGGACTTCCTCATCCATGTTCGCGTGCGCGACAGCGAGCACGTGCGGCAGTTCGTGCTGAAGAACCTGTCGGCCAACCCCGCCGTGGCGCTCACCGAGACGAACCTGGTGTTCGAGCACCACACCGCGCTCACTCCGGGTCTGCGTACGGTGCTCTGA
- a CDS encoding lactonase family protein: protein MSGTRFWIGASTVGALGSAARGVRPLEVADDGSAVLGEPIDVGPNPMFLAQRGDIVAIVHELADGLVSTWRAGDETLAPLAAPAPTGAADPCHVAFDATGAFVLAANYSGSRVSAHRVGDDADAALVSAIDFTGHGPRADRQEAPHPHQVVLDPARDRVLVPDLGADRVRVLRLDADGRLGHEASADLLLHPGAGPRHLVVVDDVAIVANELDRTVSVVDLASGIEVATAPLGPDVTPRGLGASTIRMTRGGVVLVGDRDLDGVQALRYEASDRSLMHIGSLATGGRHPRDLELTADERHLVVADQGSDSLAILALDATGVPERVVATLPTEAPACVLRA, encoded by the coding sequence ATGAGCGGCACGAGGTTCTGGATCGGCGCGTCGACGGTCGGCGCTCTGGGGTCGGCCGCACGCGGCGTGCGCCCGCTCGAGGTCGCCGACGACGGCTCGGCCGTGCTCGGCGAGCCGATCGACGTCGGGCCGAACCCGATGTTCCTCGCGCAGCGGGGCGACATCGTCGCGATCGTGCACGAACTCGCCGACGGACTCGTCTCGACCTGGCGGGCAGGCGACGAGACGCTCGCGCCGCTGGCCGCGCCGGCGCCGACCGGTGCGGCCGACCCGTGCCATGTCGCGTTCGACGCGACCGGGGCGTTCGTGCTCGCCGCGAACTACTCGGGCAGCCGCGTCTCGGCGCACCGGGTCGGCGACGACGCCGACGCCGCGCTCGTCTCGGCGATCGACTTCACGGGCCATGGCCCGCGCGCCGACCGCCAGGAGGCCCCGCACCCCCACCAGGTCGTGCTCGACCCCGCCCGCGACCGCGTCCTCGTGCCCGATCTCGGTGCCGATCGCGTGCGCGTCCTCCGGCTCGACGCCGACGGGCGACTCGGGCACGAGGCATCCGCCGACCTGCTGCTGCACCCCGGTGCCGGCCCCCGCCACCTCGTCGTCGTCGACGACGTCGCGATCGTGGCCAACGAGCTCGATCGCACGGTGAGCGTCGTCGACCTCGCCTCGGGCATCGAGGTCGCCACCGCACCGCTCGGGCCGGATGTCACGCCTCGCGGCCTCGGAGCATCGACGATCCGGATGACGCGGGGCGGCGTCGTGCTCGTCGGCGACCGCGATCTCGACGGCGTGCAGGCGCTGCGCTACGAGGCATCCGATCGCTCGCTGATGCACATCGGTTCGCTCGCGACCGGCGGCCGCCACCCGCGCGACCTCGAACTCACCGCCGATGAACGCCATCTCGTGGTCGCCGACCAGGGATCCGACTCGCTCGCAATCCTCGCGCTCGACGCGACCGGGGTGCCCGAGCGGGTGGTCGCGACTCTGCCGACCGAGGCACCGGCCTGCGTGCTGCGCGCCTGA
- a CDS encoding ATP-dependent DNA ligase, which yields MDLPVMPPVKPMLAKAVKEIPGVGHVEPKWDGFRTIVFRDGDEVELGSRNEKPMTRYFPELVEQLRRNLPERCVVDGEIVLVRDGRLDFEVLQQRIHPAASRVKLLAEQTPASFVAFDLLALGGDDLTGRPFGERRRLLEAALAEASDPVFITPATGDLDVARDWFTRFEGAGLDGVVAKPLDGTYQPDKRTMFKIKHERTADCVVAGYRWHKAGPIVGSLLLGLWGDDGRLHHVGVAASFPMARRAELVDELAPLVETDWSQHPWGAWADQEAHATTRMPGAVSRWSTGKDLSFVPLRPERVVEVAYDHMEGDRFRHTAQFRRWRPDRDPASCTYAQLEAPDGLDLGEILTLRG from the coding sequence ATGGACCTGCCGGTGATGCCGCCCGTGAAGCCGATGCTGGCCAAGGCGGTGAAGGAGATCCCCGGGGTCGGCCACGTCGAGCCGAAGTGGGACGGATTCCGCACGATCGTCTTCCGCGACGGCGACGAGGTCGAGCTCGGCAGCCGCAACGAGAAGCCGATGACCAGGTACTTCCCCGAGCTCGTCGAGCAGCTGCGACGCAACCTTCCCGAGCGGTGCGTGGTCGACGGCGAGATCGTGCTGGTGCGCGACGGCCGGCTCGACTTCGAGGTCTTGCAGCAGCGCATCCATCCGGCGGCGAGCCGCGTGAAGCTGCTGGCCGAGCAGACACCGGCGTCGTTCGTCGCGTTCGACCTGCTCGCCCTCGGCGGCGACGACCTCACCGGCCGGCCGTTCGGCGAGCGGCGCCGGCTGCTCGAGGCGGCGCTCGCCGAGGCATCCGACCCGGTCTTCATCACCCCCGCGACCGGTGACCTCGACGTCGCGCGCGACTGGTTCACCCGCTTCGAGGGCGCCGGTCTCGATGGCGTGGTGGCGAAGCCCCTCGATGGCACGTACCAGCCCGACAAGCGCACGATGTTCAAGATCAAGCACGAGCGCACCGCCGACTGCGTCGTCGCCGGGTACCGATGGCACAAGGCGGGGCCGATCGTCGGGTCGCTGCTGCTGGGGCTCTGGGGCGACGACGGCCGGCTGCACCACGTCGGCGTCGCCGCGTCGTTCCCGATGGCCCGGCGCGCCGAACTCGTCGACGAGCTCGCACCGCTCGTCGAGACCGACTGGTCGCAGCATCCGTGGGGTGCCTGGGCCGACCAGGAGGCGCACGCGACCACTCGCATGCCCGGCGCGGTCAGCCGCTGGAGCACGGGAAAGGACCTCTCGTTCGTGCCGCTGCGGCCCGAGCGCGTCGTCGAGGTCGCGTACGACCACATGGAGGGCGACCGGTTCCGGCACACGGCGCAGTTCCGCAGGTGGCGGCCCGATCGCGACCCGGCGAGCTGCACGTACGCGCAGCTCGAGGCGCCTGACGGACTCGACCTCGGCGAGATCCTGACCCTTCGCGGGTAG
- a CDS encoding NAD-dependent epimerase/dehydratase family protein, which translates to MQTILGASGQIAVELARQLARTQTTDLRLVSRNPHKVNETDTITRADLLDAEQTRTAVDGSDVVYFTAGLPANTALWEAQFPTMLRNALDAARAAGAAFAYFDNTYMYPQDDRVQTEDTPFAPVGPKGRVRAAMAMVVLEEIKRGDIPVLIARAPEFYGPGKTQSFTNMLILDRMKAGKKPLVPVHEDRRRTLIWTPDASRALALLGNTAGAFGQTWHLPVASEHPTYREFVTMASAALGREPAYTVLPKWLLGTAALVSPQVREIRELVPRYEHDNIFDSTKFTSRFPDFEVTGYQEGLGVIGQSSRRR; encoded by the coding sequence ATGCAGACGATCCTTGGAGCGAGTGGCCAGATCGCGGTGGAGCTGGCTCGGCAACTCGCGCGTACGCAGACAACGGACCTGCGGCTGGTGAGCCGCAACCCGCACAAGGTCAACGAAACCGACACCATCACCCGGGCTGACCTGCTTGATGCGGAGCAGACGCGGACCGCCGTTGACGGCAGCGATGTCGTCTACTTCACCGCCGGCCTGCCCGCGAACACCGCGCTGTGGGAAGCGCAGTTCCCGACGATGCTCCGCAACGCCCTGGACGCGGCGCGGGCTGCCGGTGCTGCGTTCGCGTACTTCGACAACACCTACATGTATCCGCAGGACGACCGAGTCCAGACCGAGGACACACCCTTCGCTCCGGTCGGACCGAAGGGCAGGGTGCGGGCGGCGATGGCCATGGTGGTCCTCGAGGAGATCAAGCGCGGCGACATCCCGGTCCTGATCGCCCGGGCCCCCGAGTTCTATGGACCCGGGAAGACGCAGAGCTTCACCAACATGCTGATCCTTGACCGCATGAAGGCGGGGAAGAAGCCCCTCGTGCCTGTGCACGAAGACCGTCGCCGCACGCTCATCTGGACCCCGGATGCGAGCCGCGCGCTGGCGTTGCTCGGCAATACGGCGGGCGCGTTCGGGCAGACCTGGCATCTTCCGGTCGCGTCGGAGCATCCCACCTATCGCGAGTTCGTCACGATGGCGAGCGCGGCACTCGGACGTGAACCCGCCTACACGGTCCTCCCGAAGTGGCTTCTGGGAACCGCCGCCCTCGTCTCGCCGCAAGTACGGGAGATCCGGGAGCTCGTGCCGAGATACGAGCACGACAACATCTTCGACTCCACCAAGTTCACCTCCCGATTCCCTGACTTCGAGGTCACCGGTTACCAGGAGGGGCTCGGAGTGATCGGTCAGTCGTCTCGCCGCCGTTGA
- a CDS encoding TMEM175 family protein: MSTAEGDGTRTTDRYDRDSVEFSRAIAFFDAAYAFALTLLVVNIDPPPAADWANPVRWVTSGLGWQLFGFAVSFAVIAVFWRVNHRIGSEFTGFTSRTITANIVSLGLIVLIPFSTQGISDPATADEPLAVAVYAVNISLAVVAQSTIYLVARGDGLLRHPLPRRADTVTLIDTMSTPAVFLLSIPIAYVWGAEWGRWFWMLLIVVGPISGRWAARRVARIVSEERSAPPPTRAS, from the coding sequence GTGAGCACCGCCGAGGGGGACGGCACCCGCACCACCGACCGGTACGACCGCGACAGCGTCGAGTTCTCACGCGCGATCGCGTTCTTCGACGCCGCCTACGCGTTCGCGCTCACCCTCCTGGTGGTGAACATCGATCCGCCGCCGGCCGCCGACTGGGCGAACCCCGTGCGCTGGGTGACGAGCGGACTCGGTTGGCAGCTGTTCGGGTTCGCCGTGAGCTTCGCCGTCATCGCCGTGTTCTGGCGGGTGAACCACCGCATCGGCAGCGAGTTCACCGGGTTCACGAGCCGGACGATCACCGCGAACATCGTGAGCCTCGGGCTCATCGTGCTCATCCCGTTCTCGACTCAGGGCATCAGCGACCCCGCCACCGCCGACGAACCGCTCGCCGTCGCGGTGTACGCGGTGAACATCAGCCTCGCCGTGGTCGCGCAGAGCACGATCTACCTCGTTGCACGCGGCGACGGGCTGCTGCGGCACCCGCTTCCCCGCCGCGCCGACACCGTCACGCTCATCGACACGATGTCGACGCCCGCGGTGTTCCTGCTCTCGATCCCGATCGCGTACGTGTGGGGCGCGGAGTGGGGTCGCTGGTTCTGGATGCTGCTCATCGTCGTCGGCCCGATCAGCGGCAGGTGGGCCGCCCGCCGCGTCGCACGGATCGTCAGCGAGGAGCGCTCGGCGCCGCCGCCAACTCGAGCGTCATGA
- the ald gene encoding alanine dehydrogenase: protein MHIGVPAEIKNNEFRVAITPAGAHALAAHGHRVAVETGAGVGAGYTDEEYRLAGAEIAPSAADAWSADLVLKVKEPIESEYRHLRRDLTLFTYLHLAADLPLTRALLAAGTTAIAYETVQLPDRSLPLLTPMSEVAGRLAPLAGAAELLASRGGRGVLVGGVPGTAPAKVVVLGGGVAGEQAAATALGLGADVTVLDISLPKLREIDARYDHRIKTLASSPYEIARQVRDADLVVGAVLVPGAAAPKLVTDEMVASMKRGAVLVDIAIDQGGCFEGSRPTTHAEPTYRVHDAIFYCVANMPGAVPATSTPALTNATMPYALKIAELGWQKALSLDPALAKGLNTTDGKLTNEGVARAHGLDATEVALPA from the coding sequence ATGCACATCGGCGTGCCCGCAGAGATCAAGAACAACGAATTCCGCGTGGCGATCACGCCAGCGGGCGCCCACGCGCTGGCCGCGCACGGACATCGGGTGGCGGTCGAGACCGGCGCCGGCGTCGGCGCCGGCTACACCGACGAGGAGTACCGCCTCGCCGGGGCCGAGATCGCGCCGAGCGCCGCCGACGCATGGTCGGCCGACCTCGTGCTCAAGGTGAAGGAGCCGATCGAGAGCGAGTACCGGCACCTGCGCCGCGACCTCACCCTCTTCACCTACTTGCACCTGGCCGCCGATCTGCCCCTCACCCGGGCCCTGCTCGCGGCGGGCACCACCGCGATCGCGTACGAGACGGTGCAGTTGCCCGACCGCTCGCTGCCGCTGCTCACCCCGATGAGCGAGGTCGCCGGCCGACTCGCCCCGCTCGCCGGCGCGGCCGAACTGCTCGCCTCGCGCGGTGGCCGCGGCGTGCTGGTCGGCGGCGTGCCGGGCACCGCGCCCGCGAAGGTCGTCGTGCTCGGCGGCGGCGTGGCCGGCGAACAGGCCGCGGCGACCGCGCTCGGGCTCGGCGCCGACGTCACCGTGCTCGACATCTCGCTGCCGAAGCTGCGCGAGATCGACGCGCGCTACGACCACCGCATCAAGACGCTCGCCTCATCGCCGTACGAGATCGCGCGCCAGGTGCGTGATGCCGACCTGGTCGTCGGCGCGGTGCTCGTGCCCGGTGCGGCCGCACCGAAGCTCGTGACCGACGAGATGGTCGCCTCGATGAAGCGCGGTGCGGTACTGGTCGACATCGCGATCGATCAGGGCGGATGCTTCGAGGGCTCGCGCCCCACCACGCACGCCGAGCCGACGTACCGGGTGCACGACGCGATCTTCTACTGCGTCGCGAACATGCCGGGTGCGGTGCCCGCCACGTCCACCCCGGCGCTCACGAACGCAACCATGCCGTACGCGCTGAAGATCGCCGAGCTCGGCTGGCAGAAGGCGCTGTCGCTCGATCCCGCGCTCGCGAAGGGGCTGAACACCACCGACGGCAAGCTGACCAACGAGGGGGTCGCCCGCGCTCACGGCCTCGATGCGACCGAGGTCGCGCTGCCGGCGTGA
- a CDS encoding type 1 glutamine amidotransferase domain-containing protein, with protein MTRILHVVTNVAHYDDASHPTGLWLSELAHAWEVFDKRGFEQVIVSPAGGHVPLEPRSVKFPNYDRTAKAWHADPAKMALLENTESPDEIDSADFDAIYFTGGHAVMYDFPDSEGVQRITREIWERGGIVSSVCHGYCGLLNTRLSDGSLLVAGRKVTGFAWQEEVLARVDKLVPYNAEEEMKRRGALYEKAKIPFVSYAVVDGTLVTGQNPASAKETAEKVAALL; from the coding sequence ATGACCCGCATCCTGCACGTCGTCACCAATGTCGCCCACTACGACGACGCCTCCCACCCGACCGGTCTGTGGTTGTCCGAGCTCGCCCACGCCTGGGAGGTATTCGACAAGCGCGGCTTCGAGCAGGTCATCGTCAGCCCTGCAGGCGGACACGTGCCGCTCGAGCCCCGATCCGTGAAGTTCCCCAACTACGACAGGACGGCCAAGGCCTGGCACGCCGACCCGGCGAAGATGGCGCTGCTGGAGAACACCGAGAGCCCAGACGAGATCGACTCCGCAGACTTCGATGCGATCTACTTCACCGGCGGCCACGCCGTCATGTACGACTTCCCCGACAGTGAAGGGGTGCAGCGAATCACGCGCGAGATCTGGGAACGCGGCGGCATCGTCTCCTCGGTCTGCCACGGTTACTGCGGCCTGCTCAACACCCGGCTCTCCGACGGCAGCCTGCTCGTTGCAGGACGCAAGGTCACCGGCTTCGCCTGGCAGGAGGAGGTGCTCGCTCGCGTCGACAAGCTTGTTCCCTACAACGCGGAAGAGGAGATGAAGCGGCGCGGCGCCCTGTACGAGAAGGCCAAGATCCCCTTCGTGTCCTACGCCGTTGTTGACGGGACGCTCGTCACCGGACAGAACCCCGCGTCCGCGAAAGAGACCGCCGAAAAGGTGGCTGCGCTGCTGTGA
- a CDS encoding TetR/AcrR family transcriptional regulator, which yields MTAVEKAYHHGDLRAALLSAALESVEAGETPSMRAVARRAGVSPAAPYRHFADRDALDSALAVLGFDELHDDLTTALVEVRSSATAAQTLGAVAIAYVDFALRRPALFRLMFGGACDPENSDRVRASGRLHALLGGVIARFFPASDVVSLSQALWGLAHGLAFLHLDGKLRPEPTSEVEGRIRSSVTAIITLAEGASA from the coding sequence ATGACTGCGGTCGAGAAGGCATATCACCACGGTGACCTCCGCGCGGCGCTGCTCTCCGCGGCGCTGGAGAGCGTGGAAGCGGGCGAGACGCCGTCCATGCGGGCGGTGGCCCGGCGAGCCGGTGTGTCACCCGCTGCGCCGTATCGGCACTTCGCCGACCGTGACGCGCTGGACTCCGCACTCGCCGTGCTCGGTTTCGATGAGCTCCACGACGACCTCACTACCGCGCTCGTCGAAGTTCGCTCGTCCGCGACCGCAGCGCAGACGCTCGGCGCAGTTGCCATCGCCTATGTGGACTTCGCGCTGCGTCGCCCTGCCCTGTTCCGGCTGATGTTCGGAGGCGCGTGCGATCCGGAGAACAGCGACCGCGTCCGGGCATCCGGTCGGCTGCACGCCCTGCTCGGAGGCGTCATTGCACGGTTCTTCCCCGCATCGGACGTTGTCTCCCTCTCGCAGGCGCTGTGGGGGCTCGCGCACGGCCTCGCGTTCCTCCACCTCGACGGCAAACTCCGCCCGGAACCGACCTCCGAGGTCGAGGGCCGGATCCGTTCGTCCGTCACCGCCATCATCACCCTTGCCGAGGGAGCATCCGCATGA
- a CDS encoding GNAT family N-acetyltransferase, translating into MTDLAIPDRSITIERGDLADPRALRLLADHLADMHAESPPESVHALDVSGLSASNVTFWVLAAGDDLLGCVALKELDSDHGELKSMRTDATARGLGLGARLLEHVLDEARRRGYSRLSLETGTQDFFVPARRLYAKYGFAECGPFADYRLDPLSAFMTLELAAAPSAPR; encoded by the coding sequence GTGACCGACCTCGCCATTCCCGATCGCAGCATCACCATCGAGCGGGGCGACCTCGCCGACCCGCGCGCCCTGCGTCTGCTGGCCGATCACCTCGCCGACATGCACGCCGAGTCGCCGCCCGAGAGCGTGCACGCGCTCGACGTGTCGGGGCTTTCGGCGTCGAACGTGACGTTCTGGGTGCTCGCGGCCGGTGACGACCTGCTCGGGTGCGTGGCATTGAAGGAGCTCGACTCCGACCATGGCGAGCTGAAGTCGATGCGCACGGATGCCACGGCGCGCGGCCTCGGGCTCGGTGCCCGCCTGCTCGAGCACGTGCTCGACGAGGCGCGCCGTCGCGGCTACTCGCGGCTGAGCCTCGAGACCGGCACGCAGGACTTCTTCGTGCCGGCGCGACGTCTGTACGCCAAGTACGGGTTCGCCGAGTGCGGTCCGTTCGCCGACTACCGGCTCGATCCGCTGAGCGCGTTCATGACGCTCGAGTTGGCGGCGGCGCCGAGCGCTCCTCGCTGA